In Arcobacter sp. CECT 8986, the sequence TTATTACTTAAATTTGAAGCTACACATCCTGCTAATAAAACTAAAACTAATATTCCTACTATATAACTTTTCATCCCTATTCTATCTCTCTGTAAATGCATTTTGTTTTACTTTTAATATAGGTTTTAAAATAAAATCCAAAATTGTTTTCTTTCCAGTTATAATATCAACACTCGCAACCATACCAGGTATAATTGGTAACTTTCTACCATCTTTTTCCAAGAAGTTTTTATCTGTTTTTACGATAACTCTATAATAACTTTTTTGGTCTTTTGATTCTTTATCTACAATACTATCTGCTGAAATATCAACTATTTTTCCATCTAACCCACCATAAATAGAAAAATCATATGCAGTTATTTTTACTATTGCTTTATGACTTGGATTTATAAAAGCAATATCTTTTGGATCTATTTTTGCTTCAACTAATAAACTACTACTATTAGGAACAATCTCGACTAAGTCCATCCCTGATTGAACAACACCACCAATTGTATTTAGGTATATTTGTTTTACTGTACCGTCAACTGGAGATTTTAATATAGTTTTTGCAACTTTATCTTTATCAGCAACTAATTTTGCTTTTATTTTATTTAGTTCACCAACTGTTTTTTGTAGAGTATCTGAAGCTTCTCTTTTAAATGCATTTACTTTTTCATCTATTTTAAATCTTGCTTCTTTTATTGCAAGTTTAGATCTAGGAACAGATAAAAGTGCAGCATCTAAATCACCACTTGTTTTGTTATACTCTTTTTCAATATTTAAAACATCATATTTAGACTTTGCACCTTTTTGAGCTAATAATTGAATAGTTCTTCTTTGCTCTTTTATAATTCTAAAACTCTTTCTTAAATTTTTGATTGTATATTGAACTTCTTTTAACTCTTGTTGTTTTTGTCCTAATTGATTTTTCAAAACATCTACTGAAGATTTAAGTTCATTATATTGACTATATAAAAGACTTCGTTCAGAGGCTGCATATTCTTGACCATTTTCCAATACTTCTTTTGGAAATTCCAATTTAGGAATAGGTTTATTTATATCAATATTTGCTTCAGCTTCTAATCTTACTTGTACAGCCATCAAATTTAAATAAGCTTGTTTATTCTCTTCAAAAGAGGCTCTAAATCTTGTAGTATCTATTTTTAATAAAGGATCACCTTTTTTTACTTGTTGACCTTCTTTTATCAAAATTTCTGAAATAATACCACCATCAAAAGATTGTACTCTTTGGATTTTATCATAAGGAATTACTTTTCCATTTCCCTTTGCAACTTCATCAATCTTAGCTAATGATGCCCAAAGAATAAAAAGAGTTAATACTCCAATAACAATTGAAAATACTATTTTTGATACATAAGTTGGCTCTTCATTTGCATAACTATAACTTGTATAAACAAAATCCAAATCTTCTTTTTGATTCTCATTTAGTCCATATAGACTCTTTATCCAAGAAATCAAACCTTTTTTATTAGCTTTTTTATTTAAATTTTGTTCTTTTGAAGTATTAGATTTATTATCAAATTTTTCTTTTAAATTTTTCATCATATTATTTACTCATTTTATTAAATACTTCTTCTTTTGGTCCATCAAGTATTATTTGTCCATTTTCAACAATAATAACTCTATCAACTAATCTTAAAAGAGATGTTTTATGAGTTACAACAATCAAAGTTTTATCCTCTACAATCTTTTCAACTCTATCAATAAACATTTTTTCTGTTTGTCTATCCATTGAATTTGTTGGTTCATCAAGCATTAAAATATTTGGATTTGAAATAAGTGCTCTTGCTAAAGTAACTGATTGTCTTTCACCTCCACTTAAGCCTTCACCTCTTTCTCCAACAATTAAATCATATCCAGCTTCATGTTTACCTAAGAACTCATCAAGTCCAGCAACTTTTGAAGCCCGCAATAACTCTTCATCAGAAACATACTGTTCACCAATTGTTATATTATCTTTAATTGTTCCCATAAATAAAAATGGTTCTTGTGGAACAAATCCAACTGCTTGTCTTAAATCAACAGGGTCAATTTGTCTAATATCTACTCCATCAACTAAAACAGAACCTTTTGTTGGTTCATATAAGTTCATAAGAAGTTTTAAAAGTGTAGATTTTCCAGAACCAATTTTTCCTAAAATTGCTACTCTTTCACCTTGCTTAATTGTAAGATTGATATTTTTTAAAGTTTGGTGATTTTGATTTTTATATGCAAATTGAACATCTTTAAATTCAATATTTCCATTTAAATTTGGTCTACTTATATATGATTTATTCTCTTTTTCTACTGGCATTTTCATAACCTCATCAAGGTTATTTAAAGATAACATAGTTTTATCATACTTAATAATCATACCAACAAGTTGAGAAACAGGAGCAATAACTCTACCATTTAACATCATAGCTGCAATAATTGCACCCATTGTCATATCACCTTTTCCAGCCAAATACACACCAGCAGCAACAATTAATATATTTGAAAACTGAGAGATAAATGCTGTTAAAAAAGTAATTGTTTGAGATAAAAACTGCCCTTTATCAGAATAGTGAATAGTTTTATTTACAGCTTGATCCCAGTGTGTTCTCATTCTATTTTGAGCTCTAATACTTTTAATAATTTCAAGACCAGTTACAGTTTCAATCAAAGTTGTATGTTTTATTTGCTCTTCTTTTACAGAGTTTTCAATAATTGCTTTTAAAGGTCTTTGAATATACCAAGAAATACCAACAGATATAAGTACTGTCAAAATAGTAATATAACCTAATGGTCCTCCAATATAAAAAATTACAGCAATAAAAATCAAAATAAAAGGAAAATCAACAGCAGCTGCAATACTAGCACTTGTAAAAAACTCTCTTACACTTTCAAATGATTGTAATCTACTTACAAACTGTCCAGTAGAAGCTGGTTTTGCATCTATTTTAATATTTAGCAATTGATTAAATATTCTATTTGAGATTAATGTATCTGCTCTTTTACTTGCAAGTCCTAAAAAGTACGACCTAAGAAGTTTTAATATAAAGTCAAAAATCATAGCCAATGAAATACCAAAAAAGAGTGCCCACAAGGTTTCCATTGCGTTATTTGGAAGAACTCTATCATAAACATTCATTGTAAATAAAGGTGTTGCTAATATAAGCATATTTACAAATAAAGATACAATTATTACTTGTTTATAAATACCTCTATTTCTTTTTAGTGTTCCCCAAAACCAATCTTTTGGTTGTTCAACTATTACTTCATTTTCTATTCTATTATTAAAGTTAAACTCTGGTTTTACGATTATTAATTCGCCTGTATACTCAGACTCTAATTTTTCTAAAGTAAGAGTTGTGATTCCAGAACTAAGTCCAGGAATAATTACCTCAACTCTTTTTTCTTGAATATCATAATCTAATAATACACAAGCTCTTCCTTTAGCAAGAATTAATACAGAAGGTAATGCTAATTTTGTAATATTTGGGATTGCTCTTTTTACTACTTTTGTAGTTAGCCCTATTCTTTTTGAAGCTTGTAAAAACATATCTACATTCATAGAAGATTTATGAATAGGTAAACCAAAAGTCAAAGATTGATGAGAAGTCTCTCTTTTATGATACTTTGATAGAAAGACTAAGCACTCTAATAAGTCATCTACTTGTCTTCTATCTTTTAAATTTTTTAATGTACCGTCTTTATTTTCATTTACAGTTTCTTTACTCACTAAAAAATACCGCCTTATTAGTTATACTTACGATAAAGTCTTTGATGCTTTGATATATTATCCACATATGGATTAGAAGATAATATATCTTTTGATAAATTATTTAAAACCTCTTTTGCTTTACTATATTTAGTAAATATACCTAATAAAACCTTTGAATTCATTTTATCTTTTCCAAAAGAAAATGTAACAACTTTGCCTCTTAAATTATTTTTATCTAAATAGCTATTTAACCTTTTTGTTTGTATTGTACCTAGATTAATTGTATATTCATTATTTGGTGCATTTAAAAAGTTATCAATAGTTTTATTATTTTTTTCTTTTTTAGGTAATGTATAAAGTTGTGTTGATGCAGTAGAAATTCCATCTTCTTGAATATCAGTTGAGTTAGTTTCAAGAAGTTCTTTCAATTCATCAGAAAATTCCTCTTTTTTCTTATCTGGATTTATTTTATAAACCCTTGGTTTTATCTTGCTACAGTCTTGGTCTTGTGATCTTAAAATTGAATCACCAATTTTTGATAAAGAGTATAATAAATCATAATAGTTATCAAATAAAGCATACTCTCTTTCTATTAAACTTTGAGTTGATTGGTATAACTCTGTTTGTGCATTTAAGATATCAACAAATGTTCTAGTACCTGCTTCAAACTCATTTTTATAAACTTCAACAATATTTGCATTTGCATCAACATACTTTTTAAGTACGCCTACTCTTTTTTTATCATTTTCATATTTATAATATTTGTCTTTTACATCTTGAATTACTTTATTTGTAATCTCATCTAAAGTCTTTTTTTGTTCTTGTAAGAAAAGTTTTTCTTGTGTATCTTTAACTTTATTTGCTCCACCATTAAATAAATTCCAATTGAAATTTAATCTTGCATAAGTTTCATCTTCTACACCATTTCCATCAAGTTCAATATCACTGTCTTTACCTGTTTTTAGTTCTATATCAATAGTTGGTAAAAAGGCTGCTTTATTTTGCTCTATTTTCTCTCTTTGAACTCTTATTTTTTCTAATTGTTCTTTTATTTCATAGTTTGTTAATACTGCTTTTTTTATAACATCTACTAATTTATTTGGGATATTACTCTCATCAATAACTGGTCTACAAACTGGAGTTTTTACATCAATACCAACATATTTTTTCAATGCATTAAGTTGTTGTTGTTTATTGCTCTCTTCTTCATAATATTTATCAGTTGCAAAATGTAATTTTGAAGATACTTGGTATGTTTCTAAAACTTCACCACTAATCTCTTCTTTTTGTTTTGCAATTGTTAAGTTATTTTTATTTGTTTTTATCATCTCTTCTGATAAAGACATCAGTTCATTAAATTTTACTAATGATGTGTAGGCTTTTGAAGTTTCTAATACTGTATTTTCAATAGCATTTAAACTTCTATATTTATTAGATAGATTTTGGTGTTTCATCTCTCCTACTTCACTAGGAGTTAATCCACCATCATATATTAATTGTCTTAATGTAAGACCAATATTATAACCTTTTTTTGTCATATCAGTCTCATCTCTATCATCATACTTGTCTTTTACTCTTGATCTTTCAGCAAAAGCACTTAAATCAAGTGTTGGTAAATACTTACTTTGTTTTTCATCAACATAATATCTATAAGCTTCTTGGTTTTTTCTCTCTGCCATAACATCAGGATTTGAGATAAGTGTTCTTTCGACACTTTCTTTTAAACTTAGTGCATTTAAATTATTAAGTAGCACGAAAGAAAAAGAAAAAAATACAAATAACTTTTTCATGCATAACCTTTTTTGGTAAATAATTAATTGAATTATTTCATATGTAATGTTTAAAGTAACTTAAATCTTAATATTATATAATTAATTGAATTATTTATAAAAATATCAGAAAAGGTAAACATTGCAAAATATCGATTTTAAAGAAGTGCTAAAAAACCTTACTATTTTATATATAGAAGATGAAAAAAGCATAAGAGAGAATCTAACAAAAGTGTTAACTTTGTTATTTAAAAAGTGTATTAGCTTTGAAAATCCAGAAGATGCACTAGAGTATTATAATAACCATAATATTGATATTATACTTACTGATATTAACTTATCTGATATAAATGGAATAGATATAATAAAAAAAGTAAGACAATCAAATGAAGATATTCCAATTATTTTACTTACTGCATATTTAGAGACTGATTATTTACTTGATGCAATTAAATATGAAGTTACAGAATATCTAAATAAACCTACAAATTTTGAACTTTTATTAAAAGCTTTTGAAAAAGCTGCAAAAAAAATAGTAAATAAAGGAAATTATTTTTTTACTTTAAATAATAATTTAGAATATCGTGTTTTAAATAAAGAGCTATATGATAAAAAAAATAATAAAATTATAGCATTAACATCAAATGAACTAAAATTTTTTGAACTACTAATAAAAAATAGTAATAGAGTTGTTACTTATGATGAGATAAAAAATGAAGTTTGGGAAAACTCAATTGAAGTAACTGAATCAGCTTTTAAAAATCTATTAACAAAACTAAGACAAAAAATAGGGAAAGATGTAATTTCAAATATCTCAAAAGTAGGATATAAATTAAATATATAATTTATACCCTAATGTCTTCTTCCTTTTGCACTTAAATCAGATAAAAGTACACCAATCCATTTTGTATTGTTTGTCGATTCAAAAGCAATTTTTAGTGTCATTGTTATAGGAACAGCCAAGAACATTCCCACTATTCCTAAAATCCAGCCCCAGAATATCAATGAAAAGAAAATAACCATAGGTGATAAACCTAACTCTTTTCCCATAAATTTTGGCTCTAATACATTACTTATAGTGATATTTATAACCATATATACAAGTATCAACCAAATTGTAATCTCAAAATTACCAGTAATTAAAGATAATAAAACAGCAGGAATAGCTGCTACAATTGAACCAATTACAGGAACAAAATTAAACAAAAATCCAATAATAGCCCATAAAATTGGATACTCAATATCAAAAAACATCAATGCAATAAAAATGAAAAAACCAGTAAGAAAACTTGTAAAGGTTTTAACAATAAAATATTTTTGTAGATTTTGAGAAAAAAGTTTAAAATTTGCTAATCTATTATGGTCACTTTTAAATATAACTTTTAGTTTTTTTTCTAAAAGTTTTGTCTCTGATAAAATAAATGCAATTCCTATAAATACCAATAAAGCTTTAGAAAACACTGCACTTATATTTCCTAATAAACCAGTTGTAAAGTTGAAGAAATAACTAAAATTCAACGCTTTTAATATCTGTTCTTTATCAACTGCAAAACCAAAACTCTCAATATATGAAATTATTTTTATAATTGAAGATTTGATTTGGGACTCGTAAGTAGGAAGATTTGCACTAAAACTTGCAAGTGAACTATTTACCATATATCCTAAAAGTAAAGTAATAATAGTAAGTACAAAAAGTAATATAACATAAGCTATAAACTTTGGAACTTTTTTATTTTCTAAAACTTTTAAAAATGCGGATAAAATTGATGCTATAAATATTGATAGTAAAAGAATTATTACTATTTCTGATGATGCTTTTATACCTGCTATTATTACAACAGCTGTTGCTAAATAATAAAAATAGTTTTGTACATTTGTTTTTTCTGTCATTTTTTAACCTACTTACATTGGTATTTCTATAATAAACATTGCGCCTGTGTATTCTACATCATTATAATTAAAGTTGTAATTACTAACTGATAAATTACCATTTAAATGTTTACAAATAATTTCATGGCTCATATAAAGCCCTATTCCTGTACCCACACTTTTATCTTTTGTTGTAAAATATGGCTCAAAAACTTTTTCAAGATTTTCTTCTTTGATTCCACCTGCATTATCATAAAATTGTAATATAACTTTTTCTTCTTCTGCTTTTGTATTTATAAATATGTATCTATTTATATCATCTCTTTTTATTAGTTCATCTCTTGCATTGTTTAAAATATTTATTAAAACCTGTAATAACTCATTTTCTAAAGTAAAAAAGTTTATATCTTTTACCTCTTTTATAATTTCAATATTTTTTGTTTTAAATTGTGCATCTACAAGTTTTATAGTTTTTTCTATTACCTCTTTTATATTTACTCTTACTTCATTTTTATTTGGATTAAAGAAGTTTTTAAAATCATCAATTGTTTTAGATAAGTACTGAGATGATTCATTTATTTTTTTAGTTGCACTAAAAAACTCTTCATCTTCTAATATTCCCATCTCTTTTTGAAAACTAATTCCAGTAGCTGCTGTTGAGATTACAGATAATGGCTGTCTCCATTGATGGGCAATATTTGCAATCATCTCACCCATACTTGCCATTTTTGATTGTTGGGCTAAAATATTTTGCTGTTTTTCTATCTCTTCTTTATACTCTTTAAACTTATTTTCTAAAAGTTTTGAAACATATATAGAAATAAAAAGTAATAAAATTATCAACACTGAAGATAAAATTGCAACATTTTCTAAATATCTTACAAATTGTGCATTTAACTCTTTTTCTTTCTCTTTTAAATCTAATAAAAAGTCGTCTTCATAAAAACCACTACCTATTATCCATTTCCACTGATTTATACCTTTTATAAAACTTGTTTTTTTTACTGTTTTATTTGTTCCTGGTTTTTCTCTTTGAATATAACTATAAAAACCTTCACCCTCTTGAGCTATTCTTTTCATATTTTCTAAATCATTTAGAAAATATCTTAAGTTCTCATTTTCATGTGCATTTGTACCTAAATACTCTTTTCTAATATGACTTAGATAGTTAAAGTTATAATCTAAAATAAATATATACCCTTGTCCAAAATATCTTATTTTATTTATATAAGAAAGAACTTTTTTCTTTACATTATCTTCAAAGTCATTCACATATTCACCAGTTCCAATAACTACATTATAAGGAGCAAAATATTTGTAAAAACTGATTTTTTTATATGCTTTTTTATCATTTTTTTTGTACCAATAATATGTATCAAAAGCTTCTGATTTATTTTTTATAGTTTTAATTATTTTTTTTACAAATTTATACCCATGTGCATCTTTGAAATTTGAGAAATCTTTTTCTTCAAACTCTTTATTTAAAGGTTGAAGTCTTTTTATACCATTTATATCATCTATAAAATAGTACCCTCTTCCATCATTAAAAATAATTGAGCCTAAAGATTGCTTTATTAGGTTAAATATCTCTTCTTTTGATTTTGTATCTTTATTTTTTTCATAAATAGATGTAGCAAGTTTGTGTGCTTCATAAACTCTGTTTTTTATCGATTTTTTTAGCTCATTTTCAGTGGTTTGTTTTATAAAGTTTATATATTCATATACTCTTTGTACCTCATCATAAACTACTTTTTTATTTTGTTTTATGAAAGTTTGTCTTAACTTTTGTTTTTCTAATTCATAATTTTTTTTATGCTCTAAATATAGTGCAAAAGTTATAAATATAGAAATTAATATAGTTAACAAAGGCAAACTATACCTAATAATTTTTGTTAATATTTGCTCACTTCGATAATTCATAGTCACTCTTTTGTTACGAAATAGTAAACTTTATGTTATTATAGTAAAAGTTTTTTTAGTTTAGTTGAATTTTTTCAATTTAATTTAATCTATTTTTAATATTCTTTTATATTAGAATTGTATTTTTATAAGGAAACAACTATGAAAAGAAAAATTTACATAAAACATTTTCTTAGTTCAATGATTGGCATCTTTTCTATTGGTGCTCTTGTCTCAATACTTCTTTACTTTTTTTTAATATCATTTGAAAAAGAATCCATATACAAAAATAATATGCAATATGCTAAATATGAATTCAATGAAAATAAAAATACAATAAAACAAACAATAGATACTTATAAACAAGAGTTAATTGCTCTTGAAGATATAATA encodes:
- a CDS encoding HlyD family type I secretion periplasmic adaptor subunit encodes the protein MMKNLKEKFDNKSNTSKEQNLNKKANKKGLISWIKSLYGLNENQKEDLDFVYTSYSYANEEPTYVSKIVFSIVIGVLTLFILWASLAKIDEVAKGNGKVIPYDKIQRVQSFDGGIISEILIKEGQQVKKGDPLLKIDTTRFRASFEENKQAYLNLMAVQVRLEAEANIDINKPIPKLEFPKEVLENGQEYAASERSLLYSQYNELKSSVDVLKNQLGQKQQELKEVQYTIKNLRKSFRIIKEQRRTIQLLAQKGAKSKYDVLNIEKEYNKTSGDLDAALLSVPRSKLAIKEARFKIDEKVNAFKREASDTLQKTVGELNKIKAKLVADKDKVAKTILKSPVDGTVKQIYLNTIGGVVQSGMDLVEIVPNSSSLLVEAKIDPKDIAFINPSHKAIVKITAYDFSIYGGLDGKIVDISADSIVDKESKDQKSYYRVIVKTDKNFLEKDGRKLPIIPGMVASVDIITGKKTILDFILKPILKVKQNAFTER
- a CDS encoding type I secretion system permease/ATPase yields the protein MSKETVNENKDGTLKNLKDRRQVDDLLECLVFLSKYHKRETSHQSLTFGLPIHKSSMNVDMFLQASKRIGLTTKVVKRAIPNITKLALPSVLILAKGRACVLLDYDIQEKRVEVIIPGLSSGITTLTLEKLESEYTGELIIVKPEFNFNNRIENEVIVEQPKDWFWGTLKRNRGIYKQVIIVSLFVNMLILATPLFTMNVYDRVLPNNAMETLWALFFGISLAMIFDFILKLLRSYFLGLASKRADTLISNRIFNQLLNIKIDAKPASTGQFVSRLQSFESVREFFTSASIAAAVDFPFILIFIAVIFYIGGPLGYITILTVLISVGISWYIQRPLKAIIENSVKEEQIKHTTLIETVTGLEIIKSIRAQNRMRTHWDQAVNKTIHYSDKGQFLSQTITFLTAFISQFSNILIVAAGVYLAGKGDMTMGAIIAAMMLNGRVIAPVSQLVGMIIKYDKTMLSLNNLDEVMKMPVEKENKSYISRPNLNGNIEFKDVQFAYKNQNHQTLKNINLTIKQGERVAILGKIGSGKSTLLKLLMNLYEPTKGSVLVDGVDIRQIDPVDLRQAVGFVPQEPFLFMGTIKDNITIGEQYVSDEELLRASKVAGLDEFLGKHEAGYDLIVGERGEGLSGGERQSVTLARALISNPNILMLDEPTNSMDRQTEKMFIDRVEKIVEDKTLIVVTHKTSLLRLVDRVIIVENGQIILDGPKEEVFNKMSK
- a CDS encoding TolC family protein translates to MKKLFVFFSFSFVLLNNLNALSLKESVERTLISNPDVMAERKNQEAYRYYVDEKQSKYLPTLDLSAFAERSRVKDKYDDRDETDMTKKGYNIGLTLRQLIYDGGLTPSEVGEMKHQNLSNKYRSLNAIENTVLETSKAYTSLVKFNELMSLSEEMIKTNKNNLTIAKQKEEISGEVLETYQVSSKLHFATDKYYEEESNKQQQLNALKKYVGIDVKTPVCRPVIDESNIPNKLVDVIKKAVLTNYEIKEQLEKIRVQREKIEQNKAAFLPTIDIELKTGKDSDIELDGNGVEDETYARLNFNWNLFNGGANKVKDTQEKLFLQEQKKTLDEITNKVIQDVKDKYYKYENDKKRVGVLKKYVDANANIVEVYKNEFEAGTRTFVDILNAQTELYQSTQSLIEREYALFDNYYDLLYSLSKIGDSILRSQDQDCSKIKPRVYKINPDKKKEEFSDELKELLETNSTDIQEDGISTASTQLYTLPKKEKNNKTIDNFLNAPNNEYTINLGTIQTKRLNSYLDKNNLRGKVVTFSFGKDKMNSKVLLGIFTKYSKAKEVLNNLSKDILSSNPYVDNISKHQRLYRKYN
- a CDS encoding response regulator transcription factor; its protein translation is MQNIDFKEVLKNLTILYIEDEKSIRENLTKVLTLLFKKCISFENPEDALEYYNNHNIDIILTDINLSDINGIDIIKKVRQSNEDIPIILLTAYLETDYLLDAIKYEVTEYLNKPTNFELLLKAFEKAAKKIVNKGNYFFTLNNNLEYRVLNKELYDKKNNKIIALTSNELKFFELLIKNSNRVVTYDEIKNEVWENSIEVTESAFKNLLTKLRQKIGKDVISNISKVGYKLNI
- a CDS encoding AI-2E family transporter, whose translation is MTEKTNVQNYFYYLATAVVIIAGIKASSEIVIILLLSIFIASILSAFLKVLENKKVPKFIAYVILLFVLTIITLLLGYMVNSSLASFSANLPTYESQIKSSIIKIISYIESFGFAVDKEQILKALNFSYFFNFTTGLLGNISAVFSKALLVFIGIAFILSETKLLEKKLKVIFKSDHNRLANFKLFSQNLQKYFIVKTFTSFLTGFFIFIALMFFDIEYPILWAIIGFLFNFVPVIGSIVAAIPAVLLSLITGNFEITIWLILVYMVINITISNVLEPKFMGKELGLSPMVIFFSLIFWGWILGIVGMFLAVPITMTLKIAFESTNNTKWIGVLLSDLSAKGRRH
- a CDS encoding sensor histidine kinase, producing the protein MLTILISIFITFALYLEHKKNYELEKQKLRQTFIKQNKKVVYDEVQRVYEYINFIKQTTENELKKSIKNRVYEAHKLATSIYEKNKDTKSKEEIFNLIKQSLGSIIFNDGRGYYFIDDINGIKRLQPLNKEFEEKDFSNFKDAHGYKFVKKIIKTIKNKSEAFDTYYWYKKNDKKAYKKISFYKYFAPYNVVIGTGEYVNDFEDNVKKKVLSYINKIRYFGQGYIFILDYNFNYLSHIRKEYLGTNAHENENLRYFLNDLENMKRIAQEGEGFYSYIQREKPGTNKTVKKTSFIKGINQWKWIIGSGFYEDDFLLDLKEKEKELNAQFVRYLENVAILSSVLIILLLFISIYVSKLLENKFKEYKEEIEKQQNILAQQSKMASMGEMIANIAHQWRQPLSVISTAATGISFQKEMGILEDEEFFSATKKINESSQYLSKTIDDFKNFFNPNKNEVRVNIKEVIEKTIKLVDAQFKTKNIEIIKEVKDINFFTLENELLQVLINILNNARDELIKRDDINRYIFINTKAEEEKVILQFYDNAGGIKEENLEKVFEPYFTTKDKSVGTGIGLYMSHEIICKHLNGNLSVSNYNFNYNDVEYTGAMFIIEIPM